The Bos javanicus breed banteng chromosome 18, ARS-OSU_banteng_1.0, whole genome shotgun sequence genome has a segment encoding these proteins:
- the C18H16orf74 gene encoding uncharacterized protein C16orf74 homolog isoform X2 translates to MCVSSSGSHDEAPVLSDKHLDVPNIIITPPTPTGVALPRDTRRAVWLDESGSCTEDGDLDPEA, encoded by the exons ATGTGTGTAAGCAGCAGTGGCAGCCACGACGAGGCCCCCGTGCTGAGCGACAAGCACCTGGACGTCCCCAACATCATCATCACGCCGCCGACCCCCACAGGCGTGGCCCTGCCCAGGGACACCCGGAGGGCAG TCTGGCTGGACGAGTCTGGGTCGTGCACGGAGGATGGAGACCTTGACCCTGAGGCCTGA